Genomic segment of Paenibacillaceae bacterium GAS479:
CAGCCGTCGTTCATGTGCTGTCCTAACACGAGCATTTTGATCTTCTGGGCCTTTCTTCCGTCTAGGAAGGACCGAACCGACCTCTTGCTCGGAGTCAATTCTGCCTTCATGCCGTATACCTCCTCTTCCGATTCGAGCTGTTCAAGAACCATAACATGAGAGCAATGATGACGATGATTAACAGGAAGTAGAACCATGCCAGCGCGCTCGCATATCCGTATCCGGTCGACACGTTGAACATGTGCTTGCGGATTTGCTCCATGACCGGATTAATAGGTGAAGTAAACAGATCAACCGTTGAATACAGCAAATTGAGAGCAATGAAAGGAACGATGCTGGGCAGCGTAATTTTCCAGAAGCTTTCCCAAGGCGAAGCTCCGTCGATTCGGACCGCTTCATAGATCGTCCGCGACACGGTCTGGAACCCGGCGATAAAGATGAGAATCTGCACACCGGAAGACCAGAGGATGATAATGATCATGCTGAGCAGGCTAATAATTGGTTCCGCAAGCGATGAGCTGAAGTTCTCTTCCACGAAGGTGTCGATGCCATATTGGGATATAAAAGGAACATCTCCCGCGCCTTGCTGGAACAGCTCCGTCAGAACCTGGCCGGTCGAAAAAATAACAGGGAGGAAAAATATAGCCCGATAAATGAATCGGCCCGGGAAGTTCTGATTAAGCAGGATGGCGACAAGCAGAGAGAAAATGATAATAATCGGCAGGAT
This window contains:
- a CDS encoding carbohydrate ABC transporter membrane protein 1, CUT1 family, coding for MNPVIQSNESRSETNAKTELRSRKRAKLRFRWNEYGMGYLFMLPWIIGFLVFMAIPICWSLYLAFNKVRFTGEGFKYEWIGLQNFKDALLKDNEYGVQIIAFFQQTILILPIIIIFSLLVAILLNQNFPGRFIYRAIFFLPVIFSTGQVLTELFQQGAGDVPFISQYGIDTFVEENFSSSLAEPIISLLSMIIIILWSSGVQILIFIAGFQTVSRTIYEAVRIDGASPWESFWKITLPSIVPFIALNLLYSTVDLFTSPINPVMEQIRKHMFNVSTGYGYASALAWFYFLLIIVIIALMLWFLNSSNRKRRYTA